Proteins encoded in a region of the Vicia villosa cultivar HV-30 ecotype Madison, WI linkage group LG5, Vvil1.0, whole genome shotgun sequence genome:
- the LOC131603644 gene encoding cytochrome P450 86A22, whose protein sequence is MDESTALMILTAIAAYMIWFLFIIRSLKGPRVWPLVGSLPGLIHHANRMHDWIAENLRACGGTYQTCICAVPFLARKQCLVTVTCDPKNLEHILKLRFDNYPKGPTWQSAFHDLLGEGIFNTDGDTWLFQRKTAALEFTTRTLRQAMARWVSRAIKFRFCPILATAQKENVPVDLQDLLLRLTFDNICGLAFGQDPQTLAVGLPENGFALSFDRATEATLQRFILPEIVWKLKKWLRLGMEVSLTKSLKHIDQYLSKIIQNRKLELQSGSEALNDDLLSRFMKKKESYSEEFLQHVALNFILAGRDTSSVALSWFFWLCIKNPHVEEKILVELCTVLMETRGDDLSKWTDEPLAFDEVDRLVYLKAALSESLRLYPSVPEDSKHVVNDDVLPNGTFVPAGSMVTYSIYSVGRMKFIWGEDCLEFKPERWLSTDGENMQGSYRFVSFNAGPRICLGKDLAYLQMKSIAAAVLLRHRLTVVPGHRVEQKMSLTLFMKYGLMVNVHPRDLAPVVEKISSN, encoded by the coding sequence ATGGATGAATCAACAGCATTAATGATCTTAACGGCAATAGCGGCCTACATGATATGGTTCTTGTTCATCATACGGTCATTAAAAGGTCCACGTGTCTGGCCCTTAGTGGGCAGTCTACCTGGTCTCATCCACCATGCCAACCGCATGCACGACTGGATCGCTGAAAATCTCCGCGCGTGTGGCGGCACGTACCAAACCTGCATCTGCGCCGTTCCATTTCTCGCTAGAAAACAGTGCCTCGTGACGGTCACGTGCGACCCCAAGAATCTTGAACACATACTCAAACTCCGTTTCGATAATTACCCCAAAGGTCCTACGTGGCAGTCAGCGTTTCATGACTTGCTTGGAGAAGGTATCTTCAACACAGATGGTGACACGTGGCTGTTCCAGCGTAAGACCGCCGCACTGGAATTCACCACGAGGACCCTACGACAAGCCATGGCTCGTTGGGTTAGCCGAGCTATAAAGTTTAGATTCTGTCCAATTTTAGCCACGGCTCAGAAAGAAAACGTTCCGGTGGATCTTCAAGACCTTCTCCTTCGGCTCACTTTCGACAACATATGCGGCTTGGCTTTCGGTCAAGACCCTCAGACTCTAGCAGTCGGACTTCCGGAAAACGGCTTCGCGCTTTCTTTCGATCGTGCCACGGAAGCCACACTCCAACGGTTTATTTTACCTGAAATCGTGTGGAAGCTGAAGAAATGGCTTCGGCTTGGAATGGAAGTGAGCCTAACAAAAAGTTTAAAGCACATAGATCAATATCTATCCAAAATCATTCAAAACAGGAAACTTGAGCTACAGAGTGGAAGTGAAGCGTTAAACGACGACCTTCTCTCGCGTTTCATGAAGAAGAAAGAGTCTTACTCTGAAGAGTTTCTTCAACACGTGGCTCTCAATTTCATCCTCGCTGGACGTGACACGTCATCGGTTGCTCTGAGTTGGTTCTTCTGGCTCTGCATTAAAAACCCACACGTGGAGGAGAAAATTCTGGTCGAGCTTTGCACCGTTCTGATGGAGACACGTGGAGATGATCTCTCCAAATGGACGGAtgagcctctcgcttttgatgaAGTTGATCGTTTGGTTTACCTGAAAGCTGCTTTATCTGAGAGTTTACGTCTTTACCCTTCTGTTCCAGAGGATTCAAAACATGTGGTGAACGACGACGTTTTACCGAACGGAACCTTTGTTCCGGCGGGCTCCATGGTGACGTATTCAATTTACTCCGTTGGGAGGATGAAGTTCATTTGGGGAGAGGATTGTCTTGAGTTTAAACCTGAACGGTGGCTTTCAACGGACGGTGAGAATATGCAGGGCTCTTACAGGTTTGTTTCGTTCAATGCGGGGCCGAGGATTTGTTTGGGGAAGGATTTGGCTTATCTGCAGATGAAGTCCATTGCGGCTGCTGTGCTTCTGCGCCACCGTCTGACGGTTGTGCCGGGACACCGTGTGGAGCAGAAGATGTCGTTGACGCTGTTCATGAAGTATGGATTGATGGTGAATGTGCATCCAAGGGATCTTGCGCCGGTGGTGGAGAAGATAAGCAGCAACTAA